GACCCGCAGCGCCTGGCTGATGGTGCTCACCTCGTGCCGCCAGCCGAAGCCGGCGGAGTGGAGGTAGCGCAGCAGCTTCACCGAGAGCGCCACCTCCCGCTTGATGAGCGCCTCGAGTGCGTCGAAGTCAAGCTCGGGGCGGTTCACCTCCTGGATCAGGCGGACCAGGTTGGCCTTGACCGGGGTGACGTCCTTCCCGGTGACCATCTCCGGCTTGCAGAAGAAGTAGCCCTGGAACAGCTCGTAGCCGGCCTGCAGCCCCTCGTGGAACTCCTCGTAGGTCTCCACCTTCTCGGCCAGCATCTGGATGCCGCGCGGCGCGAAGCGGCGCACCAGCTCCGCCCGCTCGGCCCCCCGGGTGATCAGGAAGTCGATCTTGATGACGCTGGCGTAGGGCAGCAGCGCCTCGTACTCGGGGCGGAAGACGAAGTCGTCCAGCGCCAGCCGGTACCCCGCCCGGCGCGCGGCCCCGCAGGCCGCGGCCACCTCCGCGTCGGGCTCGATCGTCTCCAGCACCTCGATCACCGCCTTGGCCGGCGGCAGCACCGCCCAGTGTTCCTTCACCAGCACGTCGCGGGAGGCGTTGAAGAAGGCGGGCTTGTCGCCCACCAGCGCATCGAGCCCGAACCCCAGCAAGGTCGTGTCCATCATCTGGAGCGACGCCTTGTTGGGGTCGTGCTTGCCGAAGACGTTCTGCAGGCTCGAGCGGAACAGCAGCTCGTAGCCCACCACGTTCCGCCGCCGATCGAAGATTGGCTGCCGGGCGACGAAGATGTCCACGGGCGGTCAGATATGGG
The Gemmatimonadota bacterium DNA segment above includes these coding regions:
- a CDS encoding HDOD domain-containing protein, with product MDIFVARQPIFDRRRNVVGYELLFRSSLQNVFGKHDPNKASLQMMDTTLLGFGLDALVGDKPAFFNASRDVLVKEHWAVLPPAKAVIEVLETIEPDAEVAAACGAARRAGYRLALDDFVFRPEYEALLPYASVIKIDFLITRGAERAELVRRFAPRGIQMLAEKVETYEEFHEGLQAGYELFQGYFFCKPEMVTGKDVTPVKANLVRLIQEVNRPELDFDALEALIKREVALSVKLLRYLHSAGFGWRHEVSTISQALRVLGERPTRKWASLVALTLIGEDKPVELVVTSLVRAQFCEELGAEGALPETVADLFLTGLLSTLDALLDRPLEQVLEQMAVSDDIRHALLGGDNHLADTLGLAVAYDRADWERVELLARKIAFPESRVPEAYRRAVEWVYRILSGG